A region of Lichenibacterium dinghuense DNA encodes the following proteins:
- a CDS encoding HigA family addiction module antitoxin, with protein MLMTERKPATVGEILVEEFLQPMGLTSASLAEAMAVQHDTIDEICEGRRPVTAGLALVLARVFGNSPEFWLNVQRRLDLWEVMHSPEQMARIERAKPLATAA; from the coding sequence ATGCTGATGACGGAGCGCAAGCCGGCGACGGTCGGTGAGATCCTCGTCGAAGAGTTCCTTCAGCCGATGGGACTGACGTCCGCATCGCTGGCCGAGGCGATGGCCGTGCAGCATGACACGATCGACGAGATCTGCGAGGGCCGACGTCCGGTCACGGCCGGGCTGGCGCTGGTCCTTGCGCGTGTGTTCGGCAACAGTCCCGAATTCTGGCTCAACGTGCAGAGGCGTCTCGACCTCTGGGAGGTGATGCACTCGCCCGAGCAGATGGCGCGGATCGAGCGAGCCAAACCGCTGGCGACGGCGGCCTGA
- a CDS encoding type II toxin-antitoxin system RelE/ParE family toxin, translating to MIVGFRDEWLRRFFFHDVRHREIPADVEARLFRKLQLIDDAVSDQDLRVPPGNHFEKLKGSLDGFHSIRVNGQWRLIFVWDGSRGEASDLYLDDHTYR from the coding sequence ATGATCGTCGGGTTCCGAGACGAGTGGCTGCGACGGTTCTTCTTCCACGACGTTCGGCATCGTGAAATCCCGGCCGACGTCGAAGCGCGTTTGTTTCGTAAGCTGCAGTTGATCGACGACGCGGTCTCGGATCAGGATCTGCGCGTGCCGCCCGGCAATCACTTCGAGAAGTTGAAGGGTTCGCTCGACGGCTTTCATTCGATCCGCGTGAACGGACAGTGGCGGTTGATCTTCGTTTGGGATGGCAGCCGGGGCGAGGCGTCGGACCTCTACCTCGACGACCACACGTACCGGTGA
- the pyk gene encoding pyruvate kinase — protein sequence MRRLRRVKILATLGPASQDPAVLARLFEAGADVFRINMSHASHDAMRERVRAIRALEERFGRPVGILVDLQGPKLRVGTFADTGVDLLKGDSFVLDADPTPGDANRVHLPHPEILRALRPGHAMLIDDGKVKLRVTEATDTRAVATVEVPGRISNRKGVSLPDTEILVSAMTAKDRSDLDAALNEGVDWIAVSFVQRADDVAEVKKIARGRALVLSKIEKPQAIDRLDEIIEMSDALMVARGDLGVEMPLEKVPGLQKRITRMARRLGKPVVVATQMLESMITSPVPTRAEVSDVAQAVFEGADAVMLSAESASGQFPVEAVATMNRIAEEVERDPLYAGIIAAQRAEPERTGADAMAHAVRDIAETLDLKAIVAWTASGSTGLRIARERPTVPVLALTPQSESARRLCLAWGIHPVIAEDAKTGDDMANRACRLALGEGFAEKGDRVIVVAGFPFGSPGATNNIRLAYVGQG from the coding sequence ATGAGACGACTGCGCCGCGTGAAGATCCTGGCGACGCTGGGGCCGGCTTCCCAGGATCCCGCCGTGCTGGCACGGCTGTTCGAGGCGGGCGCCGACGTGTTCCGCATCAACATGAGCCACGCCAGCCACGACGCCATGCGCGAGCGGGTGCGCGCCATCCGGGCCCTGGAAGAGCGCTTCGGCCGCCCGGTCGGCATCCTGGTCGACCTGCAGGGGCCGAAGCTGCGCGTCGGCACCTTCGCCGACACTGGCGTCGATCTCCTGAAGGGCGACAGCTTCGTGCTCGACGCCGACCCCACCCCTGGCGACGCGAACCGCGTGCACCTGCCCCACCCCGAGATCCTGCGGGCGCTGCGCCCCGGCCACGCCATGCTGATCGACGACGGCAAGGTGAAACTGCGCGTGACGGAGGCGACCGACACGCGCGCCGTCGCCACCGTCGAGGTCCCCGGCCGCATCTCCAACCGCAAGGGCGTGAGCCTGCCCGACACGGAGATCCTGGTCTCGGCCATGACGGCCAAGGACCGCTCCGACCTCGACGCGGCGCTGAACGAGGGCGTCGACTGGATCGCGGTGTCGTTCGTGCAGCGCGCCGACGACGTGGCCGAGGTCAAGAAGATCGCGCGCGGCCGCGCCCTGGTGCTGTCCAAGATCGAGAAGCCGCAGGCCATCGACCGGCTCGACGAGATCATCGAGATGTCGGACGCCCTGATGGTGGCGCGCGGCGACCTCGGCGTCGAGATGCCGCTCGAGAAGGTGCCCGGCCTGCAAAAGCGCATCACCCGCATGGCGCGCCGCCTCGGCAAGCCCGTGGTGGTGGCGACGCAGATGCTGGAGTCGATGATCACCTCGCCGGTGCCGACCCGCGCCGAGGTGTCCGACGTGGCGCAGGCGGTGTTCGAGGGCGCCGACGCCGTCATGCTGTCGGCCGAGTCGGCGTCGGGCCAGTTCCCCGTCGAGGCGGTGGCGACCATGAACCGCATCGCCGAGGAGGTGGAGCGCGATCCCCTCTACGCCGGTATCATCGCGGCGCAGCGCGCCGAGCCCGAGCGCACGGGCGCCGACGCCATGGCGCACGCGGTCCGCGACATCGCCGAAACCCTGGACCTCAAGGCCATCGTGGCCTGGACGGCCTCGGGATCGACGGGCCTGCGCATCGCGCGCGAGCGCCCCACCGTGCCGGTGCTGGCGCTGACGCCGCAGAGCGAGTCTGCGCGGCGGCTGTGCCTCGCCTGGGGCATCCACCCGGTCATCGCCGAGGACGCCAAGACGGGCGACGACATGGCCAACCGCGCCTGCCGCCTCGCGCTCGGCGAGGGCTTCGCCGAGAAGGGCGACCGCGTCATCGTGGTGGCGGGTTTCCCCTTCGGCTCGCCGGGCGCGACCAACAACATCCGGCTCGCCTACGTCGGGCAGGGGTGA
- a CDS encoding DUF1036 domain-containing protein yields MRLPLSTLAALAALCLAAPAARADFRVCNNTASRTSVALAYTNGAAWVSEGWWNLKANTCETLLGGALTAQFYYVYGIDESGGEWKGRAFMCTRDREFRIDGRQDCFVRGFDRTGFLEIDTGKDAKDWTVQLTDPGKAGAVAGSAAPTAPAPAQPTAAKAAPATAAQGAPPQPAPAH; encoded by the coding sequence ATGCGCCTCCCGCTTTCCACCCTCGCCGCCCTCGCCGCGCTGTGCCTCGCCGCGCCGGCGGCCCGCGCCGACTTCCGCGTGTGCAACAACACGGCGAGCCGGACCTCGGTGGCGCTGGCCTACACCAACGGCGCGGCCTGGGTGTCGGAAGGCTGGTGGAACCTCAAGGCCAACACCTGCGAGACGCTGCTCGGCGGCGCGCTGACGGCGCAGTTCTACTACGTTTACGGCATCGACGAGAGCGGCGGCGAGTGGAAGGGCCGCGCCTTCATGTGCACCCGCGACCGCGAGTTCCGCATCGACGGGCGGCAGGACTGCTTCGTGCGCGGCTTCGACCGGACGGGCTTCCTGGAAATCGACACCGGCAAGGACGCCAAGGATTGGACCGTGCAGCTGACCGACCCCGGCAAGGCCGGCGCCGTCGCGGGCTCGGCGGCCCCGACCGCGCCCGCCCCGGCGCAGCCGACCGCGGCCAAGGCGGCCCCGGCGACGGCCGCGCAGGGCGCGCCGCCCCAGCCCGCTCCGGCCCACTGA
- a CDS encoding DMT family transporter, with amino-acid sequence MLDADTPALPAAPAALPPGVALGIAAMVSAALAMSISPSLVRLADVGPFASAFWRVALALPVLWAWMRAEEAQAPAGAPRARFTRPTLLAGLVFAGDLFFWHLAVMKTTIANATFFATCAPIWVVLFGWLLLGQRVGGPVLSGLGLCVLGGAALVAQSLAFDPAHAVGDGLGIVTGVFFGLYFLAVGAARVRTGAARVTFEMSVVTALLLFAAALLLEPHLLPRSAYGWAVLLALALVSHAGGQGLLSVALGRLPAAFSSLVIFLEAVAAAGIAWAVLGEAVTPVQAAGGVVILAGIWIARPRPSAAVAP; translated from the coding sequence ATGCTCGACGCCGACACGCCCGCGCTGCCCGCCGCCCCCGCGGCGCTCCCGCCCGGCGTGGCGCTCGGCATCGCCGCCATGGTGTCGGCCGCGCTGGCCATGAGCATCTCGCCGAGCCTCGTGCGGCTGGCCGACGTGGGCCCCTTCGCCAGCGCCTTCTGGCGCGTGGCGCTGGCCCTGCCGGTGCTGTGGGCCTGGATGCGGGCCGAGGAGGCGCAGGCCCCCGCGGGCGCGCCGCGCGCCCGCTTCACCCGCCCGACCCTGCTGGCCGGGCTCGTGTTCGCCGGCGACCTGTTCTTCTGGCACCTGGCGGTGATGAAGACCACGATCGCCAACGCGACCTTCTTCGCCACCTGCGCGCCGATCTGGGTGGTGCTGTTCGGCTGGCTGCTGCTCGGCCAGCGCGTCGGCGGCCCGGTGCTGTCGGGGCTCGGCCTGTGCGTGCTCGGCGGCGCCGCGTTGGTGGCGCAGAGCCTGGCCTTCGACCCGGCCCACGCGGTCGGCGACGGGCTCGGCATCGTCACGGGCGTGTTCTTCGGCCTCTACTTCCTCGCTGTCGGGGCCGCCCGCGTCCGCACCGGCGCGGCGCGCGTCACCTTCGAGATGAGCGTCGTCACCGCGCTGCTCCTGTTCGCCGCCGCGCTGCTGCTGGAGCCGCACCTGCTGCCCCGCTCGGCCTACGGCTGGGCCGTGCTGCTGGCCCTGGCGCTGGTGAGCCACGCGGGCGGGCAGGGGCTGCTGTCGGTGGCGCTGGGCCGCCTGCCGGCCGCGTTCTCGTCGCTGGTGATCTTTCTCGAAGCCGTGGCGGCGGCCGGCATCGCCTGGGCGGTGCTGGGCGAGGCCGTCACGCCCGTCCAGGCCGCCGGCGGCGTCGTCATCCTGGCCGGCATCTGGATCGCCCGCCCCCGCCCGTCGGCCGCCGTCGCACCGTGA
- a CDS encoding N-formylglutamate amidohydrolase, producing MPLASPDTTEPFPPVRRIEGRLDAGLLLLCDHASNALPPAYGRLGLPEAQFERHIAYDIGARRATEAMAEALGAPALFTTYSRLLIDPNRGAHDPTLVMRLSDGAIVPGNARIDEAEIERRRAAYYRPYHEAVADALRAMAATGTVPAIVSMHSFTPFWKDVPRPWHVGLLWDDDPRLAAPLFEALKAEPDLQPWAERVGDNEPYDGALPGDTIDTHATRNGYANVLVEVRQDLMATDAEAEAWGARLARLLAPILRRPDIHEVRFFGPRAGAGRRLAAL from the coding sequence ATGCCTTTAGCCAGCCCAGACACGACCGAGCCCTTCCCGCCGGTGCGCCGCATCGAGGGACGGCTCGACGCCGGGCTGCTGCTGCTCTGCGACCACGCCTCGAACGCCCTGCCGCCGGCCTACGGGCGGCTGGGCCTGCCCGAAGCCCAGTTCGAACGCCACATCGCCTACGACATCGGCGCGCGGCGGGCCACGGAGGCGATGGCGGAGGCGCTCGGCGCGCCGGCCCTGTTCACCACCTATTCGCGCCTGCTGATCGACCCGAACCGCGGCGCCCACGATCCGACGCTGGTGATGCGCCTGTCCGACGGCGCGATCGTGCCCGGCAACGCCCGCATCGACGAGGCCGAGATCGAGCGCCGCCGCGCCGCCTACTACCGCCCCTACCACGAGGCGGTCGCGGACGCGCTGCGCGCCATGGCGGCCACCGGCACGGTGCCGGCCATCGTGTCGATGCACAGCTTCACGCCGTTCTGGAAGGACGTGCCGCGGCCCTGGCACGTCGGGCTGCTGTGGGATGACGACCCGCGGCTCGCCGCGCCGCTCTTCGAGGCGCTGAAGGCCGAGCCGGACCTCCAGCCCTGGGCGGAGCGGGTCGGCGACAACGAGCCCTACGACGGCGCCCTGCCGGGCGACACCATCGACACGCACGCGACGCGCAACGGCTACGCCAACGTGCTGGTCGAGGTGCGCCAGGACCTGATGGCGACGGACGCGGAGGCCGAGGCCTGGGGCGCGCGCCTCGCGCGGCTGCTTGCGCCGATCCTCCGGCGCCCCGACATCCACGAGGTGAGGTTCTTCGGCCCCCGCGCGGGGGCCGGCCGCCGCTTGGCGGCGCTCTGA
- a CDS encoding DUF1244 domain-containing protein — translation MDYEIDYAMQTELEAAVFRRLVAHLRQHTEVQNIDLMNLAGFCRNCLGNWFAEAANERGLPLTRDDGREKVYGMPYAEWKALYQTEAAPAAQAEFAARADGGHGAA, via the coding sequence ATGGACTACGAGATCGACTACGCCATGCAGACCGAGCTCGAGGCGGCGGTGTTCCGCCGCCTCGTGGCGCACCTGCGGCAGCACACCGAGGTGCAGAACATCGACCTGATGAACCTCGCCGGGTTCTGCCGCAACTGCCTCGGCAACTGGTTCGCCGAGGCCGCCAACGAGCGCGGCCTGCCGCTCACGCGCGACGACGGCCGCGAGAAGGTCTACGGCATGCCCTACGCGGAATGGAAGGCGCTGTACCAGACCGAGGCCGCGCCCGCCGCGCAGGCCGAGTTCGCGGCCCGCGCGGACGGCGGACACGGGGCGGCGTGA
- a CDS encoding FAD-binding oxidoreductase encodes MTETPPVRLAWAEARIVEREAVTPTVARFRFAVGWAQPHRAGQSVELRLTAPDGYAAHRFYSIASPPSQRGTVDLLVALAADGEVSRFFHEAAEVGDAIELRGPVGLPFSWAPEDGGPVLLVGGGSGVAPLLAMLRERAAAAPAVPMALLCAARTRAEALYLDELEARARDEAGFGLVLRLSREGEARRPDRAAVAAALALLPAPPARAYLCGSSGFVEAMTALLLDAGVAPRAVRTERFG; translated from the coding sequence GTGACCGAAACGCCGCCGGTGCGCCTCGCCTGGGCGGAGGCCCGCATCGTCGAGCGCGAGGCGGTGACGCCCACCGTCGCGCGGTTCCGCTTCGCCGTGGGCTGGGCGCAGCCGCACCGCGCGGGCCAATCCGTCGAGCTGCGGCTCACCGCGCCGGACGGCTACGCGGCGCACCGCTTCTACTCGATCGCCTCGCCGCCGTCGCAGCGGGGCACGGTCGACCTCCTGGTCGCGCTCGCGGCGGACGGCGAGGTGTCGCGCTTCTTCCACGAGGCCGCGGAGGTCGGCGACGCGATCGAGCTGCGCGGGCCGGTGGGCCTGCCCTTCTCCTGGGCGCCGGAGGACGGCGGCCCGGTTCTGCTCGTCGGCGGCGGCTCGGGGGTCGCGCCGCTGCTCGCCATGCTGCGCGAGCGCGCGGCCGCGGCGCCCGCGGTGCCGATGGCGCTGCTCTGCGCGGCCCGCACCCGCGCCGAAGCCCTGTACCTCGACGAGCTCGAAGCGCGGGCGCGCGACGAGGCGGGCTTCGGCCTCGTCCTGCGCTTGAGCCGCGAGGGCGAAGCGCGGCGCCCTGACCGCGCCGCGGTGGCGGCCGCCCTGGCGCTCCTGCCGGCGCCGCCGGCCCGCGCCTACCTGTGCGGCTCGTCGGGCTTCGTGGAGGCCATGACGGCGCTGCTGCTCGACGCCGGGGTCGCGCCCCGCGCCGTCAGGACGGAGCGCTTCGGGTGA
- a CDS encoding DUF1800 family protein, producing MSIDAVTALNRFGLGARPGDLARVAPDPRGALRAELKPDRALVSPEAVEAAGLAGTAGDMRAAFVAEAERRAQRESLKGIALPAILPSAMTGGSPPFKPQPFTEGLIFRAEAAARLAMARDAEIGFVERLVMFWSNHFCVSAGKAPLLRASAGAFEREAIRPHVLGRFADMLVAVERHPAMLFYLDNVRSVGPASRAGAKGKRGLNENLARETLELHTLGVGGGYTQADVTALARVITGWTFAGREGRIGEPGVFTFDAAWHEPGDQTVLGRVYPGGGFGQGEAALNDLARHPATARHVATKLVRHFVADDPPPAAVERIAAVFTERDGDLRAVASALVDLPEAWSAPMAKVRSPADLVIAVARLTGAPLRDPGPTLGALHTLGQPLWEPPGPNGYPDTAADWASPENMKLRLDLCAAAAHAYKGGTDPLALIEAAAGNALSPETRDAIPRAESREQGLALALMSPEFQRR from the coding sequence CTGTCCATCGACGCCGTCACGGCCCTCAACCGCTTCGGCCTCGGCGCCCGCCCCGGCGATCTCGCCCGCGTGGCGCCCGACCCGCGCGGCGCCCTCAGGGCCGAACTGAAGCCGGACCGCGCCCTGGTGTCGCCGGAGGCGGTGGAGGCCGCCGGCCTCGCCGGCACGGCGGGCGACATGCGCGCTGCCTTCGTGGCCGAGGCCGAGCGGAGGGCGCAGCGCGAAAGCCTGAAGGGCATCGCCCTGCCGGCGATCCTGCCCTCCGCCATGACGGGCGGGTCGCCGCCCTTCAAGCCGCAGCCCTTCACGGAGGGGCTGATCTTCCGCGCCGAGGCCGCGGCCCGCCTCGCCATGGCGCGCGACGCCGAGATCGGCTTCGTCGAACGGCTCGTGATGTTTTGGTCGAACCACTTCTGCGTGTCGGCCGGCAAGGCGCCCTTGCTGCGCGCCAGCGCCGGCGCCTTCGAGCGCGAGGCCATCCGGCCCCACGTGCTCGGCCGCTTCGCCGACATGCTGGTGGCGGTGGAGCGCCATCCGGCCATGCTGTTCTACCTCGACAACGTGCGCTCCGTCGGCCCCGCGTCGCGCGCGGGGGCGAAGGGCAAGCGCGGGCTGAACGAGAACCTCGCCCGCGAGACCCTGGAGCTGCACACGCTCGGGGTCGGCGGCGGCTACACGCAGGCCGACGTGACGGCGCTGGCCCGCGTCATCACGGGCTGGACCTTCGCGGGGCGGGAGGGGCGCATCGGCGAGCCCGGCGTCTTCACCTTCGACGCCGCCTGGCACGAGCCCGGCGACCAGACCGTCCTCGGGCGCGTGTATCCGGGCGGCGGCTTCGGCCAGGGCGAGGCGGCGCTGAACGACCTCGCCCGCCATCCCGCGACGGCCCGGCACGTCGCGACCAAGCTCGTCCGCCACTTCGTCGCCGACGATCCGCCGCCCGCCGCCGTGGAGCGGATCGCCGCCGTGTTCACCGAGCGCGACGGCGACCTCCGCGCCGTGGCCTCCGCGCTGGTCGACCTGCCGGAGGCCTGGTCGGCGCCGATGGCCAAGGTGCGCAGCCCGGCCGACCTCGTGATCGCGGTGGCGCGCCTGACCGGCGCCCCGCTGCGCGACCCCGGCCCGACCCTCGGGGCGCTGCACACCCTCGGGCAGCCCCTGTGGGAGCCGCCCGGCCCCAACGGCTACCCCGACACCGCCGCCGATTGGGCCTCGCCGGAGAACATGAAGCTGCGGCTCGACCTCTGCGCCGCGGCGGCGCACGCCTACAAGGGCGGCACGGACCCCTTGGCCCTGATCGAAGCCGCGGCGGGCAACGCCCTGTCGCCCGAGACGCGGGACGCCATCCCGCGCGCCGAGTCGCGCGAGCAGGGCCTGGCCCTGGCCCTGATGTCCCCCGAGTTCCAGAGGAGGTGA
- a CDS encoding DUF1501 domain-containing protein, protein MTLCEIPSPSRRALLGAGAGCFAWACLPGFAHAAGGRDMRLVTIVLRGALDGLSAVAPVGDPAYADLHGSLALRLDGDHPALPLDGFFALNPAMPNLARLFRAGQASVVHAVATSYRERSHFDGQDVLESGHAGPGFTGSGWLNRALSALPAGERVGPAGLAVGAVAPLVIRGPAPVLGWAPQVGPAPAGDDLARRVLDLYGRRDPGLHAALSQGLATERLAGDAAGRTGRGDMASPAGMRQAAEGAARLLAADDGPRVAALAFDGWDTHVNEGGATGRLSQLLGGLDGAIAALEAGLGPRWRDTTVVAVTEFGRTVHINGTVGTDHGTGTVAFLAGGGVRGGRVVADWPGLAAPKLYEGRDLQPTTDLRAVLKGVLAEQWGLSAGVLAGDVFPGSDGVKPMAGLFA, encoded by the coding sequence GTGACGCTGTGCGAGATTCCATCCCCCTCCCGCCGGGCCCTGCTCGGCGCGGGCGCCGGCTGCTTCGCCTGGGCGTGCCTGCCGGGCTTCGCCCACGCGGCGGGCGGGCGCGACATGCGGCTCGTGACGATCGTGCTGCGCGGCGCCCTCGACGGCCTGTCCGCCGTGGCGCCGGTGGGGGATCCGGCCTACGCCGACCTGCACGGCTCCCTGGCGCTGCGGCTCGACGGCGACCATCCCGCCCTGCCCCTCGACGGCTTCTTCGCGCTGAACCCCGCCATGCCGAACCTGGCGCGGCTGTTCCGCGCCGGGCAGGCCAGCGTCGTCCACGCCGTGGCGACGAGCTACCGCGAGCGCTCGCACTTCGACGGGCAGGACGTGCTCGAAAGCGGGCACGCCGGGCCGGGCTTCACCGGTTCGGGCTGGCTGAACCGCGCACTCTCGGCGCTGCCGGCGGGGGAGCGGGTGGGCCCGGCCGGGCTCGCGGTCGGCGCCGTGGCGCCGCTCGTCATCCGCGGGCCTGCGCCGGTGCTCGGCTGGGCCCCGCAGGTCGGCCCGGCCCCCGCCGGCGACGATCTCGCGCGCCGCGTGCTCGACCTCTACGGGCGCCGCGATCCGGGCCTCCACGCCGCGCTGTCGCAGGGCTTGGCGACCGAGCGCCTCGCCGGCGACGCGGCCGGCAGGACGGGCCGCGGCGACATGGCGTCCCCGGCCGGCATGCGGCAGGCCGCCGAGGGCGCCGCGCGCCTCCTCGCCGCGGACGACGGCCCGCGCGTCGCCGCGCTGGCCTTCGACGGCTGGGACACCCACGTCAACGAGGGCGGCGCCACGGGGCGCCTGTCGCAACTGCTCGGCGGGCTCGACGGCGCGATCGCGGCGCTGGAAGCGGGCCTCGGCCCGCGGTGGCGCGACACGACGGTAGTGGCCGTGACGGAGTTCGGCCGCACCGTGCACATCAACGGCACGGTGGGCACGGACCACGGCACCGGCACGGTCGCGTTCCTGGCGGGCGGCGGCGTGCGCGGCGGGCGCGTGGTGGCGGACTGGCCAGGCCTCGCCGCGCCGAAGCTCTACGAGGGGCGCGATCTCCAGCCGACGACGGACCTGCGCGCGGTGCTGAAGGGCGTGCTGGCCGAGCAGTGGGGCCTCTCCGCCGGCGTCCTCGCGGGCGACGTGTTCCCGGGCAGCGATGGCGTGAAGCCGATGGCGGGGCTGTTCGCCTGA
- the irrA gene encoding iron response transcriptional regulator IrrA, which produces MPQPFIAPKLPVTPPAALQAAAGAHLHGCPVHDLRTKLRQAGLRPTRQRVALGWLLFAKGDRHITAEKLYEEATGARVAISLATVYNTLHQFTEAGLLREIAVDGSKTYFDTNLSNHHHFLIEDTNALVDIPGSHIEVSALPDAPAGMEIDRVDVIIRLRRK; this is translated from the coding sequence ATGCCCCAGCCCTTCATCGCCCCCAAGCTCCCCGTCACCCCTCCCGCCGCCCTCCAGGCCGCCGCCGGCGCGCATCTGCACGGCTGCCCGGTGCACGACCTGCGCACCAAGCTGCGGCAGGCCGGGCTGCGCCCGACGCGGCAGCGCGTGGCGTTGGGCTGGCTGCTGTTCGCCAAGGGTGACCGGCACATCACGGCGGAGAAGCTCTACGAGGAGGCCACGGGCGCGCGCGTCGCCATCTCGCTCGCCACGGTCTACAACACGCTCCACCAGTTCACCGAGGCGGGGCTGCTGCGGGAGATCGCGGTGGACGGCTCGAAGACCTATTTCGATACCAACCTGTCGAACCATCACCACTTCCTGATCGAGGACACCAACGCCCTCGTCGACATCCCCGGCTCGCATATCGAGGTGAGCGCCCTTCCGGACGCGCCGGCCGGGATGGAGATCGACCGGGTCGACGTCATCATCCGCCTGCGCCGCAAGTAG
- a CDS encoding prephenate dehydrogenase/arogenate dehydrogenase family protein, with the protein MQRRREKRPALGLIGAGAFGAFAVPHLRPFFDVAVHDPRPDIDRLCAGWGVAPASLAEAAARPVVVLAVPLGALRAAAGAAAPHLGPGAMVVDVCSVKVKPLAILREELPAGTRLVGTHPLFGPNSGRDGIAGLKTVVCGEGVAAALVRRFCARSLRLDVRRATPEAHDREMAYVQGLSHLVAGSLKALDLPDFGLETAAFARLAGLLNLVGDDSAALFDTIVGGNPFAPEALGNFIAAASALAARAGGMSG; encoded by the coding sequence ATGCAGCGACGACGTGAGAAACGCCCGGCCCTGGGCCTGATCGGCGCGGGGGCCTTCGGGGCCTTCGCCGTCCCGCACCTGCGCCCCTTCTTCGACGTCGCCGTTCACGACCCCCGGCCGGACATCGACCGGCTCTGCGCCGGTTGGGGCGTCGCCCCAGCCTCGCTGGCCGAGGCCGCCGCGCGCCCGGTCGTGGTGCTGGCGGTTCCGCTCGGCGCGCTCCGCGCGGCCGCCGGGGCCGCGGCGCCACACCTCGGCCCCGGCGCCATGGTGGTCGACGTCTGCTCCGTGAAGGTGAAGCCGCTCGCGATCCTGCGCGAGGAACTCCCAGCGGGCACGCGCCTCGTCGGGACGCATCCCCTGTTCGGCCCCAACAGCGGGCGGGACGGCATCGCGGGGCTGAAGACCGTGGTGTGCGGCGAGGGAGTGGCCGCGGCCCTGGTCCGCCGCTTCTGCGCGCGGTCGCTGCGGCTCGACGTGCGGCGCGCCACCCCGGAGGCTCACGACCGGGAGATGGCCTACGTGCAGGGCTTGAGCCACCTCGTGGCCGGCAGCCTCAAGGCTCTCGACCTGCCCGACTTCGGGCTGGAGACGGCGGCCTTCGCGCGCCTCGCCGGGCTGCTAAACCTCGTCGGCGACGACTCGGCGGCGCTGTTCGACACGATCGTCGGCGGCAACCCCTTCGCGCCCGAGGCGCTCGGCAACTTCATCGCGGCGGCGAGCGCGCTGGCGGCCCGCGCCGGGGGGATGTCCGGCTGA
- the aidB gene encoding AidB family quorum-quenching N-acyl homoserine lactonase, whose product MAKRHLHIGGTAVDLLLDGPLGVPREHLIHDRGPAALAAAVAGLDERSLSLDVNCFLLRGPRGIELVDAGAGGPSRGADLGHARAALAERGVAPDAIVRIYLTHMHFDHMLGLIDGDEAFFPRAELVVPAADLAFYTDPAERERVPEAWRETFDEAGRVAAAYAGRLRAAPFGPVMPGVELLPIPGHSRGQGAYLFTDAGGTLLLFGDLLHLAVEQATDPDLGLVYDDSPTDAADARRAVLACAAAEGWTVGGGHLRGFGRVALDGAGFRIDPLA is encoded by the coding sequence ATGGCGAAGCGGCACCTGCACATCGGCGGCACCGCCGTCGACCTGCTCCTGGACGGCCCGCTCGGCGTGCCCCGGGAGCACCTGATCCACGACCGCGGCCCGGCGGCGCTCGCCGCCGCCGTCGCGGGGCTGGACGAGCGATCGCTGTCGCTCGACGTCAACTGCTTCCTCCTGCGCGGCCCGCGCGGCATCGAGCTGGTCGACGCTGGGGCCGGCGGGCCGAGCCGCGGTGCCGACCTCGGCCACGCGCGCGCGGCCCTCGCCGAGCGGGGCGTCGCGCCGGACGCGATCGTCCGGATCTACCTCACCCATATGCACTTCGACCATATGCTCGGGCTGATCGACGGCGACGAGGCCTTCTTTCCCCGCGCCGAACTCGTCGTGCCCGCGGCGGACCTCGCCTTCTACACCGATCCGGCGGAGCGCGAGCGCGTGCCCGAGGCTTGGCGCGAAACCTTCGACGAGGCGGGGCGCGTCGCCGCGGCCTATGCGGGGCGCCTCCGCGCCGCGCCGTTCGGACCCGTGATGCCCGGCGTGGAGCTGCTGCCCATCCCCGGCCACTCGCGCGGCCAGGGAGCCTACCTGTTCACGGACGCCGGCGGCACGCTGCTCCTGTTCGGCGACCTGCTCCACCTCGCGGTCGAGCAGGCGACGGACCCCGACCTCGGCCTCGTCTACGACGACAGCCCGACCGATGCGGCCGACGCGCGCCGCGCCGTGCTGGCCTGCGCCGCCGCCGAGGGCTGGACCGTGGGGGGTGGGCACCTGCGCGGCTTCGGCCGGGTGGCGCTCGACGGCGCCGGGTTCCGGATCGATCCCCTCGCCTGA